A window of Adhaeribacter arboris genomic DNA:
ATTTATATCTATAAACTATTCTACCTTTTGATAAATCATATGGCGACATCTCAATTTTAACTTTATCACCTGGCAGAATTTTAATGTAGTGCATCCGCATCTTACCAGATATATGTGAAATTACTTGATGTCCATTTTCTAATTCTACCCGAAACATTGCATTGGACAATGCCTCAACTATTGTCCCATCTTGTTCGATAGAAGACTGTTTAGCCATAAATTATTCTTCTTCCTTATCTATATATTTAAAAGTTGTTAATATTTCAGCTTGTTCTTTTCGAACCACAACTGTATGCTCAAAGTGGGCAGAAGGTGAATTATCTTTTGTTCTAATAGTCCACCCATCATCTTCTTGCACAATATTCTTTCCTCCTAAGTTGACCATGGGTTCAATAGCAATCACTAAACCTTCTTGTAACTTTAAACCGGATCCCCGCTTACCATAATTAGGCACTTCTGGTGCTTCATGTAGGCTTTTACCAATACCATGTCCAACCAATTCCCGAACTACCGAAAAATTATTTTTTTCCACGTGATTTTGAACAGCAAAACAAACGTCTCCTAACCTATTACCAGCTACAGCTTTTGAAATTCCTAAATAAAGTGATTCCTTCGTTATAGTTAATAATTTTTCTAACTCTTTTGATACTTCACCAACCATGTGAGTATAGGCAGAATCTGTATGGTACCCTTTGAATAAAACTCCACAATCAATAGTAACAATATCTCCGCTTTTTAGTTCATATTTCCCTGGTATGCCATGTACTACAACAGAATTAACCGATATACAAAGACTAGCTTTAAATCCAT
This region includes:
- the infA gene encoding translation initiation factor IF-1; translated protein: MAKQSSIEQDGTIVEALSNAMFRVELENGHQVISHISGKMRMHYIKILPGDKVKIEMSPYDLSKGRIVYRYK
- the map gene encoding type I methionyl aminopeptidase — protein: MICYKTEEEIELLREGAQVLGKAHGEVSKLIKEGVTTEELDKRAEEFILDNGGKPSFKGYNGFKASLCISVNSVVVHGIPGKYELKSGDIVTIDCGVLFKGYHTDSAYTHMVGEVSKELEKLLTITKESLYLGISKAVAGNRLGDVCFAVQNHVEKNNFSVVRELVGHGIGKSLHEAPEVPNYGKRGSGLKLQEGLVIAIEPMVNLGGKNIVQEDDGWTIRTKDNSPSAHFEHTVVVRKEQAEILTTFKYIDKEEE